In Primulina eburnea isolate SZY01 chromosome 14, ASM2296580v1, whole genome shotgun sequence, the following proteins share a genomic window:
- the LOC140811212 gene encoding uncharacterized protein yields the protein MVLWGIWRARNDKLWNHTVKPAESVVSSAVQHLMDWRAVRNIVETQERTIQQDGESVTWKKPLAHALKCNVDASIQNDSRTIGVGMVLRDSYGLFISAKTNCFSGSVGIKNAEAMAFKEALSWIEGMDVQEVIVESDSKIVVEAISTEKEDISEFGAIISECRKVIRQRPSFRVSFARRQANKVAHNLARASCFYARPSIWITPPDFILDVLNEDCNSLVS from the coding sequence ATGGTATTATGGGGCATTTGGAGGGCACGAAACGACAAGCTTTGGAACCATACTGTCAAACCAGCCGAATCTGTGGTAAGCTCAGCTGTTCAACACTTGATGGATTGGAGAGCGGTTCGCAACATTGTAGAAACTCAAGAAAGAACAATCCAGCAGGATGGGGAGAGCGTTACCTGGAAAAAACCCCTAGCTCATGCACTAAAATGCAACGTCGATGCTTCGATACAGAATGATTCAAGGACAATCGGGGTGGGAATGGTCCTTCGAGACTCATACGGACTATTTATCTCAGCAAAAACTAATTGTTTCTCTGGAAGCGTAGGAATTAAAAATGCAGAGGCAATGGCGTTCAAGGAAGCACTGAGTTGGATAGAAGGCATGGATGTTCAAGAGGTAATCGTCGAGTCAGACTCTAAAATAGTTGTTGAGGCAATCAGCACGGAAAAAGAAGATATCTCAGAATTTGGTGCAATCATCTCAGAGTGTCGTAAAGTAATTCGTCAAAGACCATCGTTCAGGGTCAGTTTCGCTCGTAGACAAGCAAATAAGGTCGCCCACAATCTTGCTAGGGCATCTTGTTTCTATGCTCGTCCTTCGATCTGGATTACTCCTCCAGATTTTATCCTTGATGTTTTGAATGAAGATTGTAATTCTCTTGTTTCGTaa
- the LOC140811897 gene encoding uncharacterized protein, whose product MASGSSGRGGNSGSKGFDFASDDILCSYEDYGNQDGNNGTHSDSSIGTNSNKEFHKSRMARTPVYPTTTYSPPEESSFNQDVVLSVEKTVKKHTDDLMRFLEGISSRLSQLELYCYNLDKSIGEMRTDLVRDHEESELKLKSLEKNMQEVHRSVQILRDKQELADTQKELAKLQLAQKDSTSAARNEEKPSPLASEEKKNENSSDVKSMQLALVPHQVIPPPSLPARPVEYQQPSMAPPSMPSQTMPQSQGQAYYLPPQMNNQPVPSHPSQTQYIPAQAQLQDFSRMSPQPTQSQVNQGPQVQSLAPYQQQWPQPQPQPQPQQQQQQQPQHVQPPQQPVMQTQIRSSSPAIYSSYLPNQSNQSPADMIPNNMPVQMSYAGATQPGSVGPDALPYGYGAAGRPIQPQPSSQNLKTGYVSQSGDVFMNSGSRPALPPGAPYMMFDGEGGRAHHALPQPHFQQGAYPPSSIPLNAQRIPGTNMVVPQSTRNHPYNELIEKLVSMGYRGDHVVGVIQRLEESGQPVDFNAVLDRLNGHSSGGSQRGWSG is encoded by the exons GAGTTTCACAAAAGCAGAATGGCTAGGACACCTGTGTATCCTACTACGACTTATAGTCCACCTGAAGAATCTTCATTTAATCAAGATGTTGTCTTGTCTGTCGAGAAGACCGTGAAGAAACACACTGATGATCTCATGAGATTCCTCGAGGGAATTAGTTCGAGGCTGTCTCAGTTGGAATTGTATTGTTATAATCTTGACAAATCTATTGGAGAAATGCGCACCGACCTAGTTCGTGATCATGAAGAGTCAGAGTTGAAGCTGAAGTCTCTAGAAAAGAACATGCAAGag GTTCACAGGTCTGTGCAGATCTTAAGGGATAAACAGGAACTGGCTGATACGCAGAAGGAGCTAGCTAAACTTCAGCTTGCACAGAAGGATTCTACTTCAGCTGCACGTAACGAAGAGAAACCTTCTCCTCTTGCTTctgaagaaaagaaaaatgagaacTCATCTGATGTCAAAAGTATGCAATTGGCCCTTGTACCACACCAAGTGATTCCTCCACCGTCTCTCCCTGCCCGACCAGTCGAGTATCAGCAGCCATCTATGGCACCTCCATCTATGCCTTCCCAAACTATGCCACAATCACAAGGACAAGCTTATTACTTACCTCCACAAATGAATAATCAACCTGTCCCATCTCATCCATCTCAGACTCAATATATACCCGCACAAGCTCAACTTCAAGATTTCTCTAGGATGTCACCACAGCCAACACAATCTCAGGTTAACCAGGGGCCCCAGGTTCAGTCATTAGCTCCATATCAGCAGCAGTGGCCACAGCCACAGCCACAGCCACAGCCACAGCAACAGCAGCAACAACAGCCACAGCATGTTCAACCACCCCAACAACCAGTTATGCAAACACAGATTAGGTCCTCTTCTCCAGCAATTTACTCATCCTACCTACCTAATCAATCAAATCAGTCTCCTGCAGATATGATTCCCAATAATATGCCAGTGCAAATGTCGTACGCTGGTGCAACTCAACCTGGTTCAGTTGGTCCTGATGCATTACCATATGGTTACGGTGCTGCTGGCAGACCAATTCAACCACAGCCTTCATCTCAAAATCTCAAGACTGGTTATGTTTCTCAATCAGGAGATGTATTCATGAATAGTGGGTCTCGCCCCGCACTTCCCCCTGGAGCTCCTTATATGATGTTTGATGGTGAAGGAGGAAGGGCGCATCATGCTCTCCCACAGCCTCATTTTCAGCAAGGTGCTTATCCTCCTTCCAGTATCCCTCTGAATGCACAGCGCATTCCTGGTACTAACATGGTTGTCCCTCAGTCCACACGCAATCATCCTTACAACGAGTTGATCGAGAAATTGGTTAGCATGGGCTATAGGGGCGATCATGTCGTCGGTGTCATTCAAAGGCTGGAAGAGAGTGGTCAGCCTGTTGATTTCAATGCTGTACTCGACAGGCTGAATGGGCACTCTTCTGGAGGTTCTCAGAGAGGATGGTCCGGTTAA